The Aestuariibaculum lutulentum genome segment TGCCTCGACCTAATATCACAAAGGTAGAGCACAATTGCAAGGAGTGAAAGGATGCAGCATAACATTGAAGAAATTTAGAACCTTTACCCAAAAAATGATAAGCACTAAATAACTAATGATAAAGCTATATAAAAGTAAACATTCACTAAACTAAACCCGGCAAGTATGAAAACAAACGGTATGTTTTTTAAAGTAGTGATTGCATTTCTAATTGCCTTTGCGGCGGCAAGCCTAGTTACATTGTTATGGAATTTGTTAATCGAAAAAAATGGAGCAATAGTTGATTGGGGAACATCATTTTTCTTAGCGATATTAATAGGGATAATTATACCAATTGCCAGGAATAAAATGAAATAAAAACGATTTGTAACACCTCATAAAGTTCATGACTTCTAATTTTCTTCTCGGAAAATCCTCGCAATTTCACTATCTTAGTTAATAAACCTGAAAATCAGATATATTTTCTGAGATCATAGACCTTATACGAACCGTTTTCTGTAATAAGTTAATCTAACCAAATAATAGAATGAATGATTAAAACTAATATCATGAAATATCTAATCCTCATTTTGGCTTTTTCATTGGTTTATAGTTTAGGAGCTCAAGAGGATGAACTAAAATCAAAAACTTTTTTGAGAGTTTACAATTTAAACGGTAAAAAAATAGCGAAAGGGAAGTTGTTATCGACAGATAAATTCAATTTAAAATTAAAAAGAAATAAGAATCATATAACTATCGCTCTTGATAGTATAGGTTCAATTAAAACTAAAAGATCTGCAGGTCATAACATATTAATAGGCTCATCAATTGGTGCTGGGGCTGCAATGATTCTTATTGGAACATCAGGAACATCGGCAGATAATTATGATACCCTCACAGGAATTGGGTTTTTATTATTGACCCTAGGTGGTACGGGAATTGGGGGAATTACTGCTATTGGTAAAAACTCTAGGACATTCCAAATCAATGGAGATCCAATTAAATGGGAAGCATTTAGAAGTCTTATAATTAATGATTGACTAAAAAGAATATAACATACACCATAAACTGCATTAAAACACAGTTTAGTCAAACCTGACCGAATGAAATTCATTGAACGCTTTAAATTATCTGAATCTGAAAAACTTCAGGTTTTAGAATTGTGGAATAATGAATATCCTGAAAACCTGTCTTACGAGTCTATTGAGGAACTTGATGAATATCTTCAGAAACTGACTGAACAATCTCATTTACTTCTTATTGATTCTTATCATGAAATTAAGGGTTGGTATTTTGACTTTAAACGTGAAAACGCAAAATGGTTTGCAATTATTTTAGACACTAGCATTCAGGGCAAGGGTCTTGGGACTAAAATATTGAAGCTTGCACAAAAAAAAGAGAATGAATTGAACGGTTGGGTAATTGACCATAACAGAGATAAAAAGAAAAACGGAGAGTTTTATCATTCACCTTTAAACTTTTATATTAAAAATGGATTTAAAAAAATGACAATGGAACGATTGGAATTAAATAACATATCTGCCCTAAAAATCCATTGGAAAAAATAAAATAACGTAAACAACCATGCAAAGTTTATTCATCCCATTTTACTAGATGAAAATCCTCGCAATTTCACTATCTTAGTTAATAAACCAGATATCCTATTGGATATTCATGTACCCCGACCTTATAAGCTGTTAAGCACTATGCTTACCAACTCATGTTTAATTGAATATTTCAAAATAAAAAACGGCCTTAATGAGACTAGATCCCATAGATAAGTATTTGTTAATTCCAATAAATCGGTTTATTAGCAATTCAACAACCAGTGGCATTCTGTTATTTGCATCTGCGATACTGGCATTAATACTTGCAAATTCGCCGCTTAAAGATGCTTACCATCATTTTTGGGAGCATACCTTTACTATTGGTTTTAGTGATTTTAAAGTGTCTAAATCTTTGCATCACTGGATTAATGACGGGTTGATGTCGATATTCTTTTTTGTAGTGGGTTTAGAATTAAAGAGAGAAATTATGGCTGGCGAACTTTCGAAACCTAAAAATGCAATGCTACCTATTTTTTCAGCCATAGGCGGTATGGTGGTTCCTGCATTACTATACTGGTTATGGAATTCATCAGGCGAAGCTTCCAATGGATGGGGGATTCCAATGGCAACAGATATTGCTTTTGCATTAGGTATCCTCTACTTATTAGGAGATAGAGTACCCATATCACTTAAGATATTCTTAACGGCTTTGGCTATTGTTGACGATTTGGGAGCAGTATTGGTTATAGCCTTTTTCTACACTTCCGATATTTCCACAATTAGCCTATTGATAGGGGCCGGTTTTTTTGCTGTGCTTTTATTAGCTAATATTTTAGGGGTGAGAAGCACTGTATTTTATGGAGTTGTTGGCATTGGTGGCTTATGGATGGCTTTTTTGCTCTCTGGAATTCATGCTACCATTGCTGGTGTAATTGCAGCTCTTACAATTCCTGGAAATGTTAAAATTGGAGACACTTTATTTGTTAAAAAAATGAATGAACTTACTAATGAGTTTGAAAGAAGTGCGCCTAACAATGTTTCTCTTATTACGTCAGACCAGCTTCATATTTTAGAAAAAATAAGTCGTTACTCGAA includes the following:
- the nhaA gene encoding Na+/H+ antiporter NhaA; translated protein: MRLDPIDKYLLIPINRFISNSTTSGILLFASAILALILANSPLKDAYHHFWEHTFTIGFSDFKVSKSLHHWINDGLMSIFFFVVGLELKREIMAGELSKPKNAMLPIFSAIGGMVVPALLYWLWNSSGEASNGWGIPMATDIAFALGILYLLGDRVPISLKIFLTALAIVDDLGAVLVIAFFYTSDISTISLLIGAGFFAVLLLANILGVRSTVFYGVVGIGGLWMAFLLSGIHATIAGVIAALTIPGNVKIGDTLFVKKMNELTNEFERSAPNNVSLITSDQLHILEKISRYSKGAMTPLQRLEHGMHPLVSYVVMPIFALANAGITFSGSFFDNLGSHVSLGVIFGLAFGKFIGVVGFSKILIKLKLATLPEGVNWRQIYGTALLAGIGFTMSLFITDLAFADPAYILQAKIGIFAASLLCGIAGYLTLRKA
- a CDS encoding GNAT family N-acetyltransferase; the encoded protein is MKFIERFKLSESEKLQVLELWNNEYPENLSYESIEELDEYLQKLTEQSHLLLIDSYHEIKGWYFDFKRENAKWFAIILDTSIQGKGLGTKILKLAQKKENELNGWVIDHNRDKKKNGEFYHSPLNFYIKNGFKKMTMERLELNNISALKIHWKK